From Erigeron canadensis isolate Cc75 chromosome 8, C_canadensis_v1, whole genome shotgun sequence, one genomic window encodes:
- the LOC122610665 gene encoding peroxidase 41-like, producing the protein MANNSPFLPFIFILFSSLSTITTAHPPPPPLTLDYYAKSCPRFHDIVRNIVIPKQSTHPTAAAATLRLFFHDCMVGGCDASVLISSNAYNKAERDQDINESLAGDGFDVVTRVKTALEVECPGVVSCSDILAVATRDLIVQVGGPFFEVKLGRKDGLESKATNVEGKLGRSNMTMNDIIRIFEGHKYTIREMVVLMGGGHTIGFAHCKEFQSRLFGPKPDPSVHPKLAERLKAMCANSSSDPSVSAFLDPISAGNFDNMIFKNLLNGLGVLSTDQAMASDPRTRPFVEEYARDQVVFFKDFARAMEKTSVYQVKTGNQGEVRRRCDAFNNLPSGKTV; encoded by the coding sequence ATGGCTAATAATTCACCATTCCTTCCGTTCATATTCATCCTTTTTTCATCTCTTTCCACAATCACAACCGCccacccaccaccacctccCTTGACTCTCGATTATTACGCTAAGTCATGCCCAAGGTTCCACGATATCGTTCGGAACATCGTTATACCCAAACAATCTACCCATCCCACCGCAGCTGCAGCCACCCTTCGTCTCTTTTTTCATGATTGCATGGTGGGTGGCTGCGACGCCTCGGTCTTGATCTCTTCCAATGCTTACAATAAAGCAGAAAGAGACCAAGACATTAACGAGTCGCTGGCTGGGGATGGTTTTGATGTTGTTACACGTGTTAAAACCGCTCTAGAAGTTGAATGTCCCGGTGTTGTTTCATGTTCAGATATTCTCGCGGTTGCTACAAGGGATTTGATAGTTCAAGTTGGAGGGCCTTTTTTTGAAGTGAAATTAGGACGAAAAGATGGGTTAGAATCGAAAGCAACAAATGTCGAAGGCAAACTAGGGAGGTCGAATATGACGATGAATGACATTATTCGTATATTTGAAGGCCATAAATATACCATAAGAGAAATGGTGGTGCTAATGGGGGGTGGTCATACCATTGGGTTCGCCCATTGTAAAGAATTCCAAAGTCGTTTATTTGGGCCAAAACCCGACCCATCCGTCCATCCAAAATTAGCCGAGAGGTTAAAAGCAATGTGTGCAAACAGCTCCTCAGACCCGTCGGTGTCGGCCTTCCTCGACCCAATTTCCGCAGGAAACTTTGATaacatgatttttaaaaatttgttaaatgggCTTGGGGTCTTGAGTACGGATCAAGCCATGGCATCCGACCCGAGAACCCGGCCCTTTGTTGAGGAATATGCTAGGGACCAAGTAGTATTTTTTAAGGACTTCGCACGTGCGATGGAGAAAACAAGCGTGTATCAAGTGAAAACAGGAAATCAAGGAGAGGTCAGACGCAGATGTGATGCATTTAACAATTTACCAAGCGGTAAAactgtttaa